A single window of Nicotiana sylvestris chromosome 3, ASM39365v2, whole genome shotgun sequence DNA harbors:
- the LOC104232984 gene encoding transcription factor bHLH168-like translates to MLSQQDQVDQAITYIKQLKERVEVLKRRKDEVAQGTSESRSNNSEKVMTTCTLETPAVEVRELGSTLEVILISDLKKKYFRMQEVINILEEEGAQVVTAHFSTVCDKVCYTIHAQVKITRLGIDASAVQLRLQNLVC, encoded by the exons ATGCTATCACAACAAGACCAAGTTGATCAAGCTATTACTTACATTAAGCAATTAAAAGAAAGAGTAGAGGTATTAAAGAGAAGGAAGGACGAGGTAGCACAAGGCACAAGTGAAAGTAGAAGTAATAATTCAGAGAAAGTAATGACAACTTGTACTTTAGAAACACCTGCGGTTGAAGTTAGAGAATTGGGTTCAACTCTAGAGGTGattttaattagtgatttgaaaAAGAAGTATTTCAGAATGCAAGAAGTTATAAACATCTTAGAGGAAGAAGGAGCTCAAGTTGTTACTGCTCATTTTTCAACAGTTTGCGATAAGGTTTGCTATACTATCCACGCTCAG GTGAAAATAACAAGATTAGGGATTGATGCTTCAGCGGTCCAATTGAGATTGCAAAATCTGGTCTGCTAA